The following proteins are encoded in a genomic region of Methanoculleus oceani:
- a CDS encoding PQQ-dependent sugar dehydrogenase, producing the protein MTKVTPVIASLLILALIAGAGAAQVGSSNVSNINESSNQTTGIEGASAQNMSGNATDLTNAGSLLAAELQGNTSRTNLTAAPNVTTEIGLELVAENFTSPLAITAPDDGTGRLFVVDQIGVVQVVDANGTTLPEPFLDLRDKMVDLNPTYDERGLLSIAFHPNFSENGKVYAFYSAPLRPEAPEDWNCTNHISEFQVDPEDQNRVNATSERVLMYIDKPYHNHNGGQLAFSPADGFLYISLGDAGRANDVGNGHTPGIGNAQDLTKIYGKMLRIDVENVTDGNVTIPQNVTMMNQTENMSVNRTANPPDPTWTTFAGSLYGIPADNPFAENQTEILDTYAYESVPPEIYAYGFRNPAYMSFDSGGNNALFVADAGQNLFEEVDVVYNGGNYGWNIREGTHCFDPNATTAPPESCNTTGYLDEPLIGPIFEGGRDLGIVVVGGNVYRGTAVPDLEGRYVFGYWSDSRTVGNGTLLAATPPAGWAAPQSAANLTPEANAMWEVQTLNITSGENETLGMFLRGFGEDAERDLYVLTNDVGGPDNSTSTGRVWRVVPPTNVSTTPTMTGNETPTATGNETPTATGNETPVVVPPVGNQTMNMTPTPTAAGAATTVNIAADNLAFDTSTITVPAGAEVTMVFDNQDDGVPHNVAVYDSPLRAEQIFVGEVIDGPAEITYTFTAPSEPGTYYFQCDVHPDMNGEFIVE; encoded by the coding sequence ATGACAAAAGTTACCCCTGTCATAGCATCCCTCCTGATCCTCGCACTCATCGCGGGTGCGGGTGCAGCGCAGGTGGGATCGAGCAACGTCAGTAACATCAATGAGAGTTCAAACCAGACGACCGGTATAGAAGGCGCATCTGCGCAGAACATGAGCGGCAACGCAACGGACCTCACGAACGCCGGGTCCCTGCTTGCCGCGGAACTCCAGGGCAACACGTCCCGGACGAACCTGACGGCCGCCCCGAACGTCACGACCGAGATCGGCCTTGAACTCGTCGCGGAGAACTTCACCTCGCCGCTTGCGATCACGGCGCCCGACGACGGGACCGGACGGCTCTTCGTCGTGGACCAGATTGGCGTGGTGCAGGTCGTCGACGCGAACGGGACCACGCTCCCCGAGCCGTTCCTGGACCTCCGGGATAAGATGGTCGACCTCAACCCGACCTACGACGAGCGGGGCCTGCTCTCGATCGCGTTCCACCCGAACTTCTCGGAGAACGGCAAGGTCTACGCCTTCTACAGCGCACCCTTAAGGCCGGAGGCTCCCGAGGACTGGAACTGCACGAACCACATCTCCGAGTTCCAGGTCGACCCCGAAGACCAAAACCGGGTGAACGCAACCTCCGAGAGGGTGCTGATGTACATCGACAAGCCCTACCATAACCACAACGGCGGCCAGCTCGCCTTCAGCCCCGCCGACGGCTTCCTCTACATCTCGCTCGGGGATGCCGGGAGGGCGAACGACGTCGGGAACGGCCACACCCCCGGTATCGGGAACGCCCAGGACCTCACGAAGATCTACGGCAAGATGCTCCGGATCGACGTGGAGAACGTCACCGACGGGAACGTAACGATCCCGCAGAATGTGACGATGATGAACCAGACGGAGAACATGAGCGTCAACCGGACCGCAAACCCGCCTGATCCGACGTGGACGACGTTTGCAGGCAGCCTCTACGGCATACCCGCCGACAACCCGTTTGCTGAGAACCAGACCGAGATCCTCGACACCTACGCCTACGAATCCGTCCCACCCGAGATCTACGCCTACGGGTTCCGGAACCCGGCCTACATGTCCTTTGACTCCGGCGGCAACAACGCGCTCTTCGTCGCCGACGCGGGCCAGAACCTCTTTGAGGAGGTGGACGTCGTCTACAACGGCGGCAACTACGGCTGGAACATCCGCGAGGGCACGCACTGCTTCGACCCGAACGCCACCACGGCCCCGCCGGAGTCCTGCAACACCACCGGCTACCTGGACGAGCCGCTGATCGGCCCCATCTTCGAGGGCGGCCGTGACCTCGGCATTGTCGTCGTCGGCGGGAACGTCTACCGCGGGACCGCCGTTCCGGATCTCGAGGGCAGGTACGTCTTCGGCTACTGGAGCGACAGCCGGACGGTGGGCAACGGCACTCTCCTCGCCGCCACACCCCCGGCGGGATGGGCCGCACCGCAGTCCGCCGCGAACCTGACCCCTGAGGCGAACGCCATGTGGGAGGTCCAGACGCTGAACATCACCTCCGGCGAGAACGAGACCCTGGGCATGTTCCTGCGCGGGTTCGGCGAGGATGCCGAACGTGACCTCTATGTGCTGACGAACGATGTGGGAGGACCCGATAACTCCACCAGCACCGGCAGGGTCTGGAGGGTCGTGCCGCCCACCAATGTCAGCACCACGCCGACGATGACCGGGAACGAGACCCCGACAGCGACCGGGAACGAGACCCCGACAGCGACCGGGAACGAGACCCCTGTGGTTGTTCCCCCGGTCGGAAACCAGACCATGAACATGACCCCGACCCCGACGGCGGCCGGTGCCGCGACGACGGTGAACATCGCCGCCGATAACCTCGCGTTCGACACGAGCACGATCACGGTGCCGGCGGGGGCGGAGGTGACGATGGTCTTTGACAACCAGGACGACGGCGTCCCCCACAATGTTGCGGTCTACGACAGCCCCCTCCGGGCGGAGCAGATCTTCGTGGGCGAGGTCATCGACGGGCCTGCCGAGATCACCTACACCTTCACGGCACCGTCCGAACCCGGGACCTACTACTTCCAGTGCGATGTCCACCCCGACATGAACGGCGAGTTCATCGTGGAGTGA
- a CDS encoding cupredoxin domain-containing protein, whose product MRPNAVLLMALLIVSAGMLVAGCTAPGGDGTQPTPTETITTPTETQTPLETETPMMTETPLETGTPTGTETPAATETTGVTTAATTAAGGEVATVDIVADNMAFDTSTITVPAGAEVTMVFDNQDDGILHNVAVYTDSSATEEIFVGETITGPETTTYTFTAPEEPGTYFFRCDVHPQQMTGDFIVE is encoded by the coding sequence ATGAGGCCCAATGCAGTCCTTCTTATGGCGCTCCTCATCGTGAGCGCCGGCATGCTGGTCGCGGGATGCACCGCGCCGGGTGGAGACGGCACCCAGCCGACCCCCACGGAGACGATAACAACCCCGACCGAGACCCAGACCCCGCTCGAGACCGAGACCCCGATGATGACCGAGACGCCACTCGAGACCGGAACACCGACCGGGACCGAAACCCCGGCAGCCACAGAGACAACGGGCGTGACAACGGCAGCAACGACCGCAGCGGGCGGAGAGGTCGCGACAGTCGATATCGTCGCCGATAACATGGCGTTTGACACGAGCACGATCACGGTGCCGGCGGGGGCGGAGGTGACGATGGTCTTCGACAACCAGGACGATGGCATCCTCCACAATGTTGCGGTCTACACGGACTCTTCCGCGACCGAGGAGATCTTCGTGGGCGAGACCATCACCGGCCCGGAGACGACCACCTACACTTTCACGGCGCCGGAAGAGCCCGGCACCTACTTCTTCCGGTGCGACGTCCACCCCCAGCAGATGACCGGCGACTTCATCGTGGAGTGA